A single Phoenix dactylifera cultivar Barhee BC4 chromosome 1, palm_55x_up_171113_PBpolish2nd_filt_p, whole genome shotgun sequence DNA region contains:
- the LOC103702617 gene encoding proteinaceous RNase P 1, chloroplastic/mitochondrial-like, with protein MPLAASFPPSLFRHASFRSSLSKTLSFLPLPLPSRYARRPFYLSSSSLRPFVKHPSRRSFRPRPMPHPSLSPLSTDAAPALTPSLDPDPDPTVAASTRSKKKARRESPEGLLRHHLDMCSKRGDLPDALRLYDAARAASTPLSLHHYNVLLYLCSSPSDATDDTRALGLERGFEIFRQMGADAVSPNEATFTSVARLAAAKQDPDLAFDLVKQMSSAGIPPRLRSYGPALFGFCKKGEVEKAHEVEAHMAAAGVVPEEPELAALLRLNVEKGRGDDVYRLLHRMRAIVRRVSESTAAIAEEWFSSDAAAEAGVEEWDVGKVKEGVVKGGGGWHGQGWLGKGRWSVGRSEMDENGVCRRCGERLVCIDIDPQETEDFVKSLASLACQREVKTDFMGFQEWLNRRGPFDAVIDAANVGLYKQHNFSFFQLNSVVKGMRQMSPSKKMPLIILHCRRVKGGPADSPNNKKLLETWQKAGALYATPPGSNDDWYWLYAAVSCRSLLVTNDEMRDHLFELLGTSFFPRWKEKHQVRLTFSRKGPSFHMPPPYSIVIQESEGGSWHIPTVLGDDIETPRQWVCATRHANTVSSLSHAWLGQMRS; from the exons ATGCCATTAGCGGCAtctttccctccctctctcttccgacaCGCATCCTTCCGCTCCTCACTTTCTAAAACCCTTTCCTTccttcccctccccctcccttcccGCTATGCCCGCCGCCCCTtctacctctcctcctcctctctcagaCCATTCGTCAAACACCCCTCGCGCAGATCCTTCCGCCCCCGCCCCATGCCccacccctccctctcccctctctccaCCGACGCCGCCCCCGCCCTAACCCCTTCCCTTGACCCCGACCCTGACCCCACAGTCGCCGCCTCCACCAGGTCCAAGAAGAAGGCCCGCCGCGAGTCCCCCGAGGGCCTCCTCCGCCACCACCTCGACATGTGCTCCAAGCGCGGCGACCTCCCCGATGCCCTCCGCCTCTACGACGCCGCTCGCGCTGCCTCCACCCCCCTCTCCCTCCACCACTACAACGTCCTCCTCTACCTCTGCTCCTCCCCCTCCGACGCCACGGACGACACCCGTGCCCTTGGGCTGGAGCGCGGCTTCGAGATCTTCCGCCAGATGGGCGCCGACGCCGTTTCCCCCAATGAGGCCACCTTCACCAGCGTCGCCCGCCTGGCCGCCGCGAAGCAGGACCCGGACCTCGCCTTTGACCTCGTCAAGCAGATGTCGAGCGCCGGGATTCCCCCCAGGCTGAGGTCTTACGGCCCTGCGCTCTTTGGCTTCTGCAAGAAGGGGGAGGTCGAGAAGGCCCACGAGGTGGAGGCCCACATGGCCGCGGCCGGTGTCGTGCCGGAGGAGCCCGAGCTTGCCGCGCTCCTCAGGCTCAATGTCGAGAAGGGGAGGGGGGACGACGTGTACCGGCTGCTCCACCGCATGCGAGCTATCGTGAGACGGGTATCGGAGTCCACGGCGGCGATCGCCGAGGAGTGGTTCAGTTCGGATGCGGCGGCTGAGGCTGGAGTGGAGGAGTGGGATGTGGGGAAGGTGAAGGAAGGGGTGGTGAAGGGAGGGGGTGGGTGGCATGGGCAAGGATGGTTAGGAAAAGGGCGGTGGAGTGTGGGGAGGAGCGAGATGGATGAGAATGGGGTGTGCCGGCGGTGTGGGGAGAGGCTAGTTTGCATAGATATTGATCCACAGGAGACGGAGGACTTTGTGAAGTCGTTGGCTTCCCTCGCTTGCCAAAGAGAAGTCAAGACCGACTTCATGGGTTTCCAG GAGTGGCTCAACCGTCGTGGACCATTTGATGCTGTTATAGATGCTGCAAATGTGGGCCTTTATAAGCAACACAACTTCAGCTTTTTCCAG CTAAATTCTGTGGTAAAAGGAATGCGTCAAATGAGTCCATCAAAAAAAATGCCCCTTATTATTTTGCATTGTCGGCGTGTGAAAGGTGGCCCTGCCGATAGTCCAAACAATAAGAAACTATTGGAGACCTGGCAGAAGGCCGGTGCACTATATGCTACCCCTCCAGGCTCAAATGATGATTG GTATTGGTTGTATGCGGCTGTCAGTTGTAGGTCTTTGCTTGTTACAAATGATGAGATGAGGGACCACTTGTTTGAACTGCTAGGGACTAGTTTCTTCCCTAGATGGAAAGAGAAGCATCAG GTGCGTCTTACATTTTCCAGAAAAGGCCCCAGTTTCCACATGCCGCCTCCATATTCAATTGTCATTCAG GAGTCTGAAGGTGGAAGCTGGCATATACCGACAGTTTTAGGTGATGATATTGAAACACCTCGGCAGTGGGTTTGTGCAACCAGACATGCTAACACAGTTTCCTCTCTATCCCATGCATGGTTAGGCCAGATGAGGTCGTAG
- the LOC103702616 gene encoding probable methyltransferase PMT26 → MAFGKSSRADARRTSSSFCSTTTIVVFVALCLVGVWMMTSSTVTPVEMSPPSSKSDAKDQVPETDSKPFEDNSGDITEDSEKLVQKTREENPVKGNEDTKDEAEDTSKTLTYSDRNGKSEEEKVQEGGDANMETDTGSRADGEGRNREQKSDEQDTNLARNSKKAENNEQQETNSEKKSEEEEKSDGDEKDKGQIEEKVEQSEGKETGQISDNNNAGNQDEDQASNEVFPSGAQSELLNETNTQNGAWSTQAAESRNEKEVQASASSKGQLVGYNWKLCNVTAGADFIPCLDNEKAIRKLPSTKHYEHRERHCPEEPPTCLVSLPDGYKRPINWPKSRDKIWYSNVPHTKLAVVKGHQNWVKVSGEYLTFPGGGTQFKHGALHYIDFIQQSVSDIAWGKQSRVVLDVGCGVASFGGYLFDRDVLTMSFAPKDEHEAQVQFALERGIPAVSAVMGTKRLPYPSKVFDVVHCARCRVPWHVEGGMLLLELNRLLRPGGYFVWSATPVYQNIPEDVGIWKAMSALTKSMCWKMINKTNDTFNQVGVAIFRKPSDNKCYEKRMENNPPLCEESDDPDAAWNVPLQACMHKLPVAPDVRGSQWPEQWPLRLEKAPYWLNNSEVGVYGKPALEDFEVDYEHWKRVVGKSYVHGMGINWSHVRNVMDMRSVYGGFAAALRDMKVWVMNIISIDSPDTLPIIYERGLFGMYHDWCESFSTYPRTYDLLHADHLFSKLKKRCKLLPVIAEVDRILRPEGNLIVRDNVEIINEIENMAKSLHWEIRMTYSKNNEGLLCVQKTMWRPKELGASKSSMN, encoded by the exons ATGGCATTCGGGAAAAGCTCGCGGGCAGATGCTAGGAGGACGTCATCGTCCTTTTGTTCAACAACAACAATTGTTGTGTTTGTTGCTCTGTGCTTAGTTGGCGTATGGATGATGACATCCTCGACTGTAACCCCTGTGGAGATGTCTCCACCGAGTTCCAAATCTGATGCTAAAGATCAAGTTCCTGAAACTGATTCTAAGCCATTTGAAGATAACTCGGGCGACATAACTGAAGATTCAGAGAAGTTGGTGCAGAAGACTCGTGAGGAGAATCCTGTGAAGGGCAATGAGGATACCAAGGATGAGGCAGAGGACACATCTAAAACTCTGACTTACAGTGATAGAAACGggaagagtgaagaagaaaaagttcaggagGGTGGAGATGCAAATATGGAGACAGACACAGGCAGTCGGGCAGATGGGGAGGGCAGGAACAgggaacaaaaatcagatgagcAAGATACGAACTTGGCAAGGAATTCCAAGAAAGCTGAAAATAATGAACAGCAAGAAACCAATAGTGAAAAGAAAtccgaagaagaggagaaatctGATGGTGATGAGAAGGATAAGGGTCAGATAGAGGAGAAGGTGGAGCAAAGTGAAGGCAAGGAGACAGGACAAATCTCTGATAATAACAATGCTGGGAACCAGGATGAGGATCAAGCCTCAAATGAGGTGTTTCCATCTGGGGCCCAGTCAGAGCTTTTAAATGAGACCAATACCCAGAATGGAGCATGGTCTACACAAGCTGCAGAATCAAGGAATGAGAAGGAAGTCCAAGCATCTGCCTCATCCAAGGGCCAACTTGTAGGTTACAATTGGAAGCTTTGTAATGTCACTGCTGGAGCAGATTTTATCCCTTGTCTTGACAATGAGAAAGCTATCAGGAAGCTTCCAAGTACCAAACACTACGAACATCGGGAGAGGCATTGCCCTGAAGAGCCTCCAACCTGTCTTGTTTCTCTTCCAGATGGATATAAACGACCAATTAACTGGCCCAAGAGCCGAGACAAG ATATGGTATTCTAATGTCCCACATACCAAGCTTGCAGTGGTAAAGGGGCATCAGAATTGGGTGAAAGTTTCAGGAGAATACCTCACTTTTCCAGGGGGTGGAACTCAGTTCAAACATGGTGCACTCCACTACATTGATTTCATTCAACAG TCAGTATCTGATATTGCATGGGGAAAACAAAGCCGTGTTGTTTTGGACGTTGGCTGTGGTGTGGCTAGTTTTGGAGGCTATCTCTTTGATAGAGATGTGCTTACCATGTCATTTGCACCCAAAGATGAGCATGAAGCTCAAGTGCAATTTGCTCTTGAGCGAGGAATCCCAGCTGTATCAGCAGTCATGGGCACCAAGAGACTTCCCTACCCTAGCAAGGTCTTTGATGTTGTCCACTGTGCCCGCTGCCGAGTACCTTGGCATGTTGAAG GTGGTATGCTTTTGTTGGAGTTAAACCGTCTGCTGCGTCCTGGTGGTTACTTTGTGTGGTCTGCTACTCCAGTTTACCAAAATATTCCGGAAGATGTTGGAATCTGGAAAG CCATGTCCGCCCTTACAAAGTCCATGTGCTGGAAAATGATAAATAAAACAAATGATACCTTCAACCAAGTGGGTGTAGCAATCTTCAGAAAACCTTCTGACAATAAATGCTATGAGAAAAGAATGGAAAACAACCCTCCACTCTGCgaagaatctgatgatccaGATGCAGCCTG GAATGTTCCCTTGCAAGCTTGCATGCACAAATTGCCTGTAGCTCCTGATGTGCGTGGGTCACAGTGGCCAGAACAGTGGCCATTGAGGCTGGAGAAGGCACCCTATTGGCTAAACAATTCTGAGGTTGGGGTTTACGGTAAACCTGCCCTGGAGGACTTTGAAGTAGACTATGAGCATTGGAAACGAGTTGTAGGCAAGTCATATGTCCATGGAATGGGAATCAACTGGTCTCATGTCAGAAATGTGATGGATATGAGATCTGTATATGGAGG CTTTGCTGCAGCTTTGCGAGACATGAAGGTGTGGGTCATGAATATTATCTCAATTGACTCCCCTGACACGCTTCCCATTATTTATGAACGCGGACTGTTCGGAATGTATCATGATTGGTGTGAATCATTCAGCACCTACCCCAGAACATATGATCTTCTCCATGCAGACCATCTATTCTCAAAGCTCAAAAAGAG GTGCAAATTACTGCCGGTGATTGCGGAGGTGGATCGGATACTGAGACCAGAAGGGAATCTGATTGTGAGAGACAATGTGGAGATAATTAATGAAATAGAGAACATGGCAAAATCTTTGCACTGGGAGATCCGGATGACCTACTCAAAGAACAATGAAGGGTTGCTGTGTGTTCAAAAGACAATGTGGCGGCCAAAAGAGCTAGGGGCAAGCAAGTCATCGATGAATTAG